A window of Luteitalea sp. contains these coding sequences:
- a CDS encoding thiamine pyrophosphate-dependent dehydrogenase E1 component subunit alpha has translation MLDRTTLLELYYYARLTRDVEERLAILYRTNQVVGGLYRSLGQEGESVASALALEPSDIIGPLIRNLGSLLARGVRPRDIFAQYMARGASPSRGRDLNLHFSHIPPAASGEPTIIGPISMLGDLIPVVAGALLGGRMQQRRLVALTYIGDGGTSTGAFHEGMNFAAVQRLPLVVIAEDNKFAYSTPIARQMAIERIDQRAEAYGVAHEMVDGNDMIAVYEATKRAVDRGRRGEGATLIGVDTMRMRGHAEHDDMRYVPKAMLEQWTTRDPIAKLRTLLVELSLATDTDLHEIDRRTRSFAEAEANDALAQPRPDPADVTRDLYAGTHPFPGRRVELVRSPFREL, from the coding sequence ATGCTAGACCGAACGACGCTGCTCGAGCTTTACTACTATGCGCGGCTGACGCGCGATGTCGAAGAGCGGCTCGCGATCCTCTACCGCACCAACCAAGTCGTCGGCGGATTGTATCGGAGTCTCGGTCAGGAGGGCGAGTCGGTGGCGTCCGCCCTCGCCCTCGAGCCGAGTGACATCATTGGGCCACTCATTCGCAATCTCGGCTCCCTCCTCGCGCGCGGCGTACGACCGCGAGATATCTTCGCCCAATACATGGCCAGGGGAGCGTCGCCGAGCCGCGGCCGAGACCTCAACCTGCACTTTTCCCACATCCCGCCGGCGGCGAGCGGTGAGCCAACCATCATCGGACCGATCAGTATGCTCGGTGATCTCATCCCGGTGGTTGCCGGCGCGCTGTTGGGAGGACGCATGCAACAGCGACGGCTGGTGGCGCTGACCTATATCGGCGACGGCGGCACGAGCACCGGCGCATTTCACGAAGGCATGAACTTTGCCGCCGTCCAGCGGCTCCCGCTCGTCGTGATTGCCGAGGACAACAAGTTCGCCTACTCGACGCCCATTGCGCGCCAAATGGCCATCGAGCGAATCGACCAGCGCGCCGAGGCTTACGGCGTCGCACACGAGATGGTGGACGGCAACGACATGATTGCCGTCTACGAAGCCACGAAGCGTGCGGTCGATCGTGGTCGTCGTGGCGAAGGCGCGACGCTCATCGGTGTTGACACGATGCGGATGCGCGGTCATGCGGAGCACGATGACATGCGATACGTTCCGAAGGCGATGCTCGAACAATGGACGACGCGCGATCCCATCGCGAAGCTCCGCACCTTGCTCGTGGAATTGAGCCTTGCCACAGATACCGATCTCCACGAGATCGATCGTCGGACACGGAGCTTTGCGGAAGCGGAGGCGAACGACGCACTCGCGCAACCAAGGCCGGACCCGGCTGATGTGACACGGGATCTGTACGCGGGCACGCATCCGTTCCCAGGTCGCCGCGTCGAGCTCGTCCGCTCGCCGTTTAGGGAGTTGTGA
- the lipB gene encoding lipoyl(octanoyl) transferase LipB, protein MSPLDIQRLGVITYEEGVSLQAQLAADRRAGIAPDTLLLLQHQHVITLGVKARNSRAHIIASDRELAARGVAVYDAGRGGDVTYHGPGQLVGYPVIDLKPDRQDVHRYVRDLEEVLIRTAADFGVRAGRLAGLTGVWVAQRKLAAIGVRISRWVTSHGFALNVSTNLDYFDLIVPCGIADHGVTSLELLAGPLPMAEIEDSCVRHFCDVFDRFEVRTSSLEPRPSPLPSPLGINKAPPVFS, encoded by the coding sequence ATGTCGCCTCTCGACATTCAACGCCTCGGCGTCATCACCTACGAGGAAGGCGTCTCGCTCCAGGCGCAGCTTGCCGCGGATCGGCGTGCCGGCATCGCACCGGACACGCTGCTCCTCTTGCAACATCAGCACGTCATCACGCTGGGCGTGAAGGCGCGCAACTCACGGGCGCACATCATTGCCTCGGATCGGGAGCTGGCGGCGCGGGGCGTGGCCGTCTACGACGCCGGGCGTGGTGGCGACGTGACCTATCACGGGCCGGGCCAGCTCGTGGGCTATCCGGTGATCGATCTCAAGCCGGATCGACAAGATGTGCATCGCTATGTGCGAGACCTCGAGGAAGTGCTCATCCGTACGGCGGCGGATTTCGGCGTCCGCGCCGGGCGGTTGGCTGGCCTGACCGGCGTGTGGGTCGCCCAACGAAAACTGGCGGCCATCGGCGTTCGGATTTCCCGCTGGGTGACGAGCCACGGCTTCGCACTCAACGTCTCAACCAACCTCGACTATTTCGACCTCATCGTTCCCTGTGGCATCGCCGACCACGGCGTGACTTCCCTCGAGCTCCTGGCCGGCCCCCTCCCTATGGCCGAGATCGAGGACTCGTGTGTTCGGCATTTCTGCGACGTGTTCGACCGCTTCGAAGTTCGGACCTCCTCCCTCGAACCTCGTCCCTCGCCCCTCCCCTCGCCCCTGGGAATAAATAAGGCTCCTCCGGTGTTCTCCTAG
- a CDS encoding sigma-70 family RNA polymerase sigma factor translates to MRDKSQSEKTLVGRLRAEDGTAVAELADTYGARIYQLALRYTKNHEDAEEIAQDVLLKVFRKIRAFRGDAALSSWIYRITYNTAMSRLRNGKFARPAEVSAELPDDRQQGKTRLLEATDWSALGDEAVLRRELRDRLRVAIRDLPPIYRRPVILRDVHGLSTEEASRVLRVNTQTLKSRLHRGRLILRERLGDFESGLTLHRAA, encoded by the coding sequence ATGAGGGACAAGTCGCAGTCCGAAAAGACGCTGGTCGGTCGGCTCCGGGCAGAGGATGGGACGGCCGTAGCCGAGCTTGCGGACACGTATGGTGCCAGAATCTATCAACTGGCGCTTCGTTATACGAAGAATCATGAAGATGCAGAAGAGATTGCTCAAGACGTGCTGTTGAAGGTCTTTCGTAAGATCCGCGCCTTCCGAGGCGATGCTGCGCTCTCATCCTGGATTTATCGCATCACGTACAACACGGCGATGTCGCGCCTCAGGAACGGCAAGTTCGCACGCCCGGCTGAAGTCTCGGCCGAGCTCCCCGACGATCGTCAACAGGGAAAGACCAGGCTGCTGGAGGCAACGGATTGGTCGGCGCTGGGTGACGAAGCCGTGCTCCGTCGCGAGCTCCGGGACCGCTTGCGGGTAGCGATCCGCGATTTACCACCCATATACAGGCGACCCGTCATTCTGCGCGATGTTCACGGCCTGTCTACCGAGGAGGCAAGCCGCGTGCTTCGTGTGAATACGCAGACGTTGAAATCGCGCCTTCACCGGGGCCGGTTGATCCTCCGAGAGCGCTTGGGCGACTTCGAGAGCGGGCTTACGTTGCATCGCGCCGCCTAA
- a CDS encoding 2-oxoglutarate dehydrogenase, E2 component, dihydrolipoamide succinyltransferase, with protein MPTNVVMPQMGESVAEGTVTRWIKQLGDSVDRDEPLFEISTDKVDAEIPSPVAGVLAQIRVKEGETVPVDTVVGVINGAEEQVVGNDGDRAAVEQAPAPAQEAKPLPLVEDARRPSRDEPVSPEAEREGLRRRKSSPLVRKIAREHNVEIAQISGTGINGRVTKADILKFIDERQRLPAVAAAGGALPHVSAYAPGEAVEIVPMSVMRKKIADHMIVSRRTSAHVHSVFEVDFTRVARIREERRAEYERTGTKLTFLSFIAKAIVDALRTMPILNTSLDGDKIVYKKAINLGIAVALDWGLVVPVVPHADEKNLLGLSRAIQDLAARARNKRLKPEEVQGGTFTITNPGTFGTLFGMPIINQPQVAILGVGAIEKRVAVIDDAIAIRQRGYLTLGYDHRLIDGAAADQFMQLVKQTIEQFET; from the coding sequence ATGCCAACAAACGTTGTCATGCCCCAGATGGGCGAGTCCGTCGCGGAAGGGACGGTCACGCGTTGGATCAAACAGCTCGGCGACTCCGTTGACCGCGACGAGCCGCTCTTCGAGATCTCGACCGACAAGGTGGATGCGGAGATTCCGTCGCCCGTGGCCGGCGTCCTCGCGCAGATCCGCGTGAAGGAAGGTGAGACGGTGCCGGTTGACACGGTTGTGGGTGTAATCAACGGCGCTGAGGAGCAGGTTGTCGGGAACGACGGCGATCGAGCAGCAGTGGAGCAGGCGCCAGCGCCCGCGCAGGAGGCCAAGCCGCTCCCCCTCGTTGAAGACGCTCGCCGACCGTCGAGGGACGAGCCGGTCTCGCCCGAGGCCGAGCGTGAAGGTTTGCGTCGGCGGAAGTCATCCCCGCTCGTGCGGAAGATCGCGCGAGAACACAACGTCGAGATCGCACAAATCTCCGGCACCGGAATCAATGGCCGTGTCACGAAGGCAGACATCCTGAAGTTCATCGACGAACGACAAAGACTGCCGGCGGTTGCCGCGGCGGGTGGCGCGCTGCCGCACGTTTCCGCATACGCGCCAGGCGAAGCGGTCGAGATCGTGCCGATGTCCGTCATGCGCAAGAAGATCGCCGACCACATGATCGTGAGCCGTCGCACGTCGGCACACGTGCACTCCGTGTTCGAGGTGGACTTCACGCGCGTCGCGCGGATTCGCGAGGAGCGTAGAGCGGAGTACGAGCGCACGGGCACAAAGCTCACGTTTCTCTCGTTCATCGCCAAAGCCATCGTCGACGCACTTCGCACGATGCCGATTCTCAACACCTCTCTGGATGGCGACAAGATCGTGTACAAGAAAGCGATTAACCTCGGAATCGCGGTTGCCCTCGACTGGGGGCTCGTCGTGCCCGTGGTCCCTCACGCAGACGAGAAGAACTTGCTGGGCTTGAGCCGCGCGATTCAAGACTTGGCGGCACGCGCGCGCAACAAACGGCTGAAGCCCGAGGAGGTGCAGGGCGGTACGTTCACAATCACGAACCCTGGCACGTTCGGCACCCTTTTTGGCATGCCGATCATCAACCAGCCGCAGGTGGCCATTCTGGGCGTCGGCGCCATTGAGAAGCGCGTGGCCGTCATTGACGACGCCATTGCCATCCGTCAGCGGGGGTATTTGACACTGGGCTACGACCACCGCCTCATCGACGGCGCAGCCGCCGACCAGTTCATGCAGCTCGTGAAACAGACCATCGAGCAGTTCGAGACGTGA
- a CDS encoding alpha-ketoacid dehydrogenase subunit beta: MPIITYVEALRQALAEEMARDDRVFLLGEDIGIYGGAFKVTEGLLDRFGPDRVIDSPLSEAAIVGAAIGAAYMGMRPVVEMQFIDFIAGAFDMLTNFAAKSRYRSGVGVPLVVRGPCGGGVSGGPFHSGNPEASFLNTPGLKIVEPATAYDAKGLLKAAIRDDDPVLFFEHKYLYRRVKDEVPDADYVVPLGRASVRREGRDASVVTFGAMVQHVLDAATELARDGIEIEVLDLRTLAPLDRETVLTSVAKTSRILVVHEAPLTGGIGGELAAIVADEGFELLDAPVKRLASLDTPVPYSPPLEQAFMPNAAKVAAAVRELVEY; the protein is encoded by the coding sequence ATGCCAATCATCACGTACGTCGAGGCGCTCAGGCAGGCGCTGGCCGAAGAGATGGCCCGCGACGACCGCGTCTTTCTTCTCGGCGAGGATATTGGTATCTACGGCGGCGCCTTCAAGGTCACCGAGGGCCTCCTCGATCGCTTCGGCCCCGACCGCGTCATCGACAGCCCGCTCTCGGAAGCGGCCATCGTCGGCGCCGCGATAGGCGCCGCCTACATGGGCATGCGTCCCGTCGTGGAAATGCAGTTCATCGACTTCATTGCGGGTGCCTTCGACATGCTGACGAACTTTGCTGCGAAGAGCCGATATCGCTCGGGCGTGGGCGTGCCGCTGGTCGTGCGGGGGCCGTGCGGCGGAGGTGTCAGCGGCGGGCCGTTTCACTCGGGAAACCCCGAAGCGTCGTTCTTGAACACGCCAGGTCTCAAGATCGTCGAGCCCGCCACCGCCTACGACGCAAAGGGATTGCTCAAAGCAGCGATACGTGACGACGATCCGGTGCTGTTCTTCGAGCACAAGTATCTCTATAGACGCGTCAAAGATGAAGTTCCCGACGCCGACTACGTCGTGCCGCTCGGCCGCGCGTCGGTCCGGCGAGAGGGACGCGACGCCAGCGTTGTCACGTTTGGCGCCATGGTGCAGCATGTGCTCGATGCGGCGACCGAGCTGGCGCGCGACGGGATCGAAATCGAGGTATTGGATCTGCGAACACTCGCGCCACTCGATCGCGAGACGGTTCTCACGTCAGTGGCCAAGACAAGTCGCATCCTCGTGGTGCACGAGGCACCGCTGACGGGCGGCATTGGCGGCGAGCTCGCCGCCATTGTTGCAGACGAGGGCTTTGAGCTCCTGGACGCGCCCGTCAAGCGGCTTGCCTCGCTCGACACACCAGTCCCATACAGCCCGCCGCTGGAGCAGGCCTTCATGCCAAACGCGGCCAAGGTGGCGGCCGCCGTAAGAGAATTGGTGGAATACTAG
- a CDS encoding DUF21 domain-containing protein: MLIALLIIISLVVLNGLFVAAEFAIVGAPRAAIERRALAGERLAQVVHRVLEVPRRQDRYIATAQLGITVASLGLGMYGEHVLADWILRQLADSGTAHYIGAHSVASAIAVSALTYLHIVVGEMVPKSIALQRAEHTVLWITPHILWMQYACYPIVFGLNGLGNLLLKALGLQRQEGTREHLYSPEELELVVRESEAGGLLRAESGRILRELFDFGELTAREVMTPRVQIAGLPLGADGSAMRALVAERPYSRYPVYGEDLDQIIGMVHVKDLIAACEDGRVLAADIVHAMPYVPETAALGSVIDMLRKEETHMAIVIDEHGGTAGVVTLSDLFDEVIGEIDEAGPARPSISRDYLGRLHVKGTVRVEEVGEQLGVALEHPDVDSVSGLVLTLLGRPPRIGDRVDYEGVHFEVTATEGHGVSECIVALGSPTTKAPR; encoded by the coding sequence ATGCTGATAGCGCTCTTGATCATCATCTCGCTCGTCGTTTTGAACGGCCTGTTCGTTGCCGCGGAGTTCGCAATCGTGGGCGCGCCGCGCGCCGCCATCGAACGGCGCGCCCTCGCGGGGGAACGGCTCGCCCAAGTGGTGCACCGCGTGCTCGAGGTCCCACGGCGCCAGGATCGCTACATCGCGACGGCGCAGCTCGGGATCACCGTGGCCAGCCTCGGCCTCGGCATGTACGGCGAGCACGTGCTCGCCGACTGGATCCTGCGTCAGCTCGCGGACAGCGGCACAGCGCACTACATCGGCGCGCATTCCGTGGCGAGCGCCATTGCCGTATCGGCGCTCACCTACCTTCACATTGTCGTGGGCGAAATGGTGCCGAAGTCGATTGCGCTGCAGCGGGCCGAGCACACGGTGCTTTGGATTACTCCGCACATCTTGTGGATGCAGTATGCCTGTTATCCAATCGTCTTCGGGCTGAACGGTCTTGGCAATCTGCTCCTCAAAGCGCTGGGCCTCCAGCGTCAGGAGGGCACGCGGGAGCACCTCTACTCGCCCGAGGAGCTGGAGCTCGTCGTGCGCGAGAGCGAGGCGGGCGGGTTGCTGCGAGCCGAATCGGGCCGGATCCTTCGAGAGCTCTTCGACTTTGGGGAGCTCACGGCACGAGAAGTCATGACGCCCCGTGTGCAGATCGCCGGCCTGCCGCTGGGAGCCGACGGGTCGGCCATGAGAGCCCTCGTGGCGGAGCGCCCCTACAGTCGATATCCGGTCTACGGCGAGGACCTGGACCAGATCATCGGCATGGTGCACGTCAAGGATCTGATCGCCGCGTGCGAGGACGGCAGGGTGCTCGCAGCAGACATCGTTCACGCGATGCCGTACGTGCCGGAAACAGCGGCCCTGGGCAGCGTCATCGACATGCTCCGCAAGGAAGAGACCCACATGGCCATCGTCATCGACGAGCATGGAGGGACCGCGGGTGTGGTCACGCTCTCGGATCTCTTCGATGAAGTGATCGGAGAGATCGACGAAGCAGGCCCGGCACGGCCCAGTATCTCGCGCGACTACCTCGGCCGCCTCCACGTGAAAGGAACCGTGCGCGTCGAGGAGGTGGGCGAGCAGCTCGGAGTCGCGCTCGAACATCCCGACGTCGACAGCGTCAGCGGCCTAGTCTTGACACTGCTCGGGCGCCCTCCGCGTATCGGCGACCGCGTCGACTACGAAGGGGTTCACTTCGAGGTCACAGCCACAGAAGGTCACGGGGTCAGCGAGTGCATTGTGGCGTTGGGTAGTCCAACCACGAAGGCACCAAGGTAA
- the lpdA gene encoding dihydrolipoyl dehydrogenase, whose product MANEFDVVVIGSGTGGYVAAIRAAQLGLKTACIEREPVLGGTCLNWGCIPTKALLEHAHALKIARDAKEWGLTLGEAAVGIDMTRVHARKAKIVKGLTSGIGYLFKKNGVEWVKGSGRLLGDGQVEVADEKGQTQKIVGQEIIVATGSEPRSVPGIEIDRTRIITSDEAMNLREVPKSIVVLGSGAVGVEFASIFSRFGSEVTLVELLPRLVPAEDAAVSAELEKSFKKQRIKVLTGTKVTAAAVKASAVQIDATLSDGKSTKIVADYLLVATGRGPVTKGLGAEDVGLAFDRGYIKVDQLFRTSAAGISAVGDVITLGDGQAHPQLAHLSSAEGIVAAERAAGRETRPINYDHVPACTYCDPEIGSVGLTEEEAHARNYDVVVGTFPFGVLGRAKIAGETEGFVKIVAEKKYDEILGVHMIGPRATELVAEATMALRLECTVEELLRTIHAHPTMSEAVGEAAHAAHGAAIHM is encoded by the coding sequence TTGGCGAACGAGTTCGATGTCGTCGTGATTGGCTCTGGCACGGGCGGCTATGTGGCGGCCATCCGCGCCGCGCAGCTCGGCCTCAAGACCGCCTGCATCGAGAGAGAGCCGGTGCTTGGTGGGACCTGCCTCAATTGGGGCTGTATTCCGACAAAGGCGTTGCTGGAGCATGCGCACGCCCTGAAGATTGCTCGGGATGCCAAGGAATGGGGGCTGACGCTGGGCGAAGCCGCCGTCGGCATCGATATGACACGCGTGCACGCCCGGAAGGCCAAGATCGTCAAGGGGCTGACGAGTGGCATCGGCTATCTCTTCAAGAAGAATGGGGTCGAATGGGTCAAGGGGAGCGGCCGACTGTTGGGCGATGGTCAGGTAGAGGTGGCCGACGAGAAGGGGCAGACGCAGAAGATCGTTGGTCAAGAGATCATTGTCGCCACGGGCTCCGAGCCGCGGAGCGTTCCCGGGATCGAGATCGATCGCACGCGCATCATCACGAGTGACGAGGCCATGAACCTCCGCGAAGTGCCGAAGTCGATCGTCGTGTTGGGCAGCGGCGCGGTGGGTGTGGAATTCGCCTCGATCTTCAGCCGGTTCGGTAGTGAGGTCACGCTCGTCGAGCTGCTCCCTCGCCTCGTGCCGGCCGAGGATGCGGCGGTATCGGCGGAGCTCGAGAAGAGCTTCAAGAAGCAACGGATCAAGGTGCTCACCGGTACAAAAGTCACGGCGGCAGCGGTCAAGGCAAGCGCCGTGCAGATCGACGCGACGCTCTCCGACGGCAAGAGCACGAAGATTGTTGCCGACTACCTGCTCGTCGCGACGGGCCGCGGTCCGGTGACGAAGGGGCTCGGTGCCGAAGACGTGGGGCTCGCGTTCGACCGTGGCTACATCAAGGTGGATCAGCTGTTTCGCACGAGCGCTGCCGGCATTTCTGCCGTCGGCGACGTGATTACGCTGGGCGATGGCCAAGCGCATCCGCAGCTCGCGCACCTTTCATCCGCGGAGGGGATCGTTGCAGCGGAGCGCGCGGCCGGACGGGAGACGCGGCCAATCAACTACGATCACGTCCCGGCGTGCACCTACTGCGATCCAGAGATTGGAAGCGTCGGCTTGACCGAGGAAGAGGCGCACGCACGCAACTACGACGTGGTCGTGGGCACGTTTCCGTTTGGCGTGCTCGGCCGCGCGAAGATTGCGGGCGAGACGGAAGGGTTTGTCAAGATCGTCGCCGAGAAGAAGTACGACGAGATCCTGGGCGTGCACATGATTGGCCCGCGAGCCACAGAGCTGGTGGCCGAAGCGACGATGGCGTTGCGTCTCGAGTGCACGGTTGAGGAGCTGCTCCGCACCATACACGCACATCCCACGATGTCGGAGGCTGTGGGGGAGGCGGCTCATGCAGCGCACGGCGCGGCCATACATATGTAG